One Ignavibacterium sp. DNA segment encodes these proteins:
- a CDS encoding PAAR domain-containing protein, protein MSFAARMGDTCAHGGAIVTGCPTVLIGNMPAARVGDMHMCPMVTPGTPPIPHVGGPILPPGSPTVLIGGVPAARMGDMATCVGPPDSIVMGCMTVMIGTAGSGSGSGGGAGSSGAASANAGARNALSGNVEATTRNEHWIEFELQDEAGNAVSGVNYLLTDTDNQESAAVVNSDGRIARDALKEGQCKVELFDLFGAEWSKEKAKMGDKIKLKVKSIGIKDGSKVEFRIFVKDINYSDHLLTKLDADINSDKAETEWELKVDEDLIKIVDYKENIGRYSRPFFYFDAYCNEMVAKSGILDVDDDIEIVFKDEEGNILANKEYQIYLPSGEIKKGKLDSNGKTKIEKIPPGKIKISFKP, encoded by the coding sequence ATGAGTTTCGCTGCAAGAATGGGTGATACTTGTGCACACGGAGGTGCAATTGTTACCGGCTGCCCGACAGTATTGATTGGTAATATGCCAGCCGCCCGGGTTGGTGATATGCACATGTGTCCGATGGTTACACCAGGTACACCGCCTATTCCACACGTTGGAGGACCAATCCTTCCGCCCGGCAGTCCAACAGTTTTAATTGGTGGAGTGCCTGCTGCAAGAATGGGAGATATGGCTACCTGTGTTGGTCCGCCTGATTCTATTGTTATGGGTTGTATGACAGTTATGATTGGTACAGCAGGCAGTGGAAGCGGAAGCGGAGGCGGTGCGGGATCAAGCGGAGCTGCTTCTGCAAATGCAGGTGCAAGAAATGCTTTATCCGGTAATGTCGAAGCTACAACAAGAAATGAACATTGGATTGAATTTGAATTACAAGATGAAGCTGGAAATGCAGTTAGCGGAGTTAATTATCTTTTAACCGATACTGACAATCAGGAATCTGCTGCAGTAGTTAACTCCGATGGAAGAATAGCCCGCGATGCATTAAAAGAAGGACAATGTAAAGTGGAATTATTTGATCTGTTTGGCGCTGAGTGGTCTAAGGAAAAAGCAAAGATGGGTGACAAAATAAAACTTAAAGTAAAATCAATCGGTATAAAAGATGGAAGTAAGGTTGAGTTCAGGATTTTTGTTAAAGATATTAATTACAGCGACCATTTATTAACAAAACTTGATGCTGATATCAATAGTGATAAGGCTGAAACAGAATGGGAGTTAAAAGTTGATGAAGATCTGATTAAGATTGTTGATTACAAAGAAAACATCGGCAGATACTCACGTCCGTTTTTCTATTTTGATGCTTACTGTAATGAAATGGTTGCTAAATCCGGAATACTGGATGTTGATGATGATATTGAGATAGTTTTTAAGGATGAAGAAGGTAATATTTTAGCCAACAAAGAATATCAGATTTATCTGCCGTCAGGAGAAATCAAGAAAGGAAAACTTGATAGTAACGGAAAAACAAAGATTGAAAAAATCCCGCCCGGTAAAATTAAAATTTCGTTTAAGCCCTAA
- the tssI gene encoding type VI secretion system tip protein TssI/VgrG, whose amino-acid sequence MVSYKHNQPHYEIHFSEVKNEGINVLSFEGREKISELFEYQIRFISDNFELDSSKILNNPAALVFNRGDEDPFKIHGIISNLEQYGKSNEYNFYKVTLVPSLWRLGLNYQNAVFENYKIEDLIKTIFNKSSIDFKIDLKSSYPESEYLVQYKETDLNFINRRLEHYGIYYYFDHSSDKDIVVITDNNNNLPKIDSKEPIKFNLNKDPFGEDESIHEISCKEKVVTGLVKLKDYNYMFPEKQLIGQSQINNNDPGFYYDYGDNFLNENEAEFLAKVRNQEFIAQSKIFYGVSDCRLFRAGYRFNMDKHYRNDWNNEYILTSITYKGQQKSLFAFLPDQKKYEPTFECEFEAIPFSIEYRPLRNTPVPKVTGIMSAKILSNAGDEYASIDDHGRYRAKMNFDLSDEGATMPLRLSQFYSGPGYGIHFPNHEETELLWSCVDGNPDRPVGLGTVPNPSTATPVAQKNRKQNIIRTASGNEIVMDDSSRETKISLTSSGNHKLSLNDADKKIEIISKEDHKLIMNDEEQKIEVISKEGHKILMDDKNTKLEVMTKNGHFMKIDDSGGGEKIHFSDKPGNNYLTIDITNNKIVIESKNGDIDILAPKGEIKIQSKNLTIETEGDTKINSGNMKTETDQDYELSSANIKQEAKADLKIKALNITAEASAEHKIKGMNTTVEAGVNTQVKGSLVTVEASGINTIKGSLVKIN is encoded by the coding sequence ATGGTTAGTTATAAACACAACCAGCCGCATTATGAAATACATTTTTCTGAAGTGAAAAATGAAGGTATTAATGTGTTGTCTTTTGAAGGCAGAGAAAAAATTTCAGAGCTGTTTGAATATCAGATCAGATTTATCTCTGATAATTTTGAGTTGGACTCTTCTAAAATCCTGAATAATCCCGCTGCACTTGTTTTTAATCGAGGTGATGAAGACCCATTTAAAATTCACGGAATAATTTCAAACTTAGAGCAATATGGCAAATCAAATGAATACAATTTTTATAAAGTTACTTTAGTTCCCTCGCTTTGGCGGCTTGGTCTTAATTATCAGAATGCTGTGTTTGAAAATTATAAAATAGAAGACTTAATTAAGACTATATTCAATAAATCCAGTATTGATTTTAAAATTGATTTAAAGAGTTCATACCCTGAAAGTGAGTATTTGGTTCAGTATAAAGAAACAGATCTCAATTTTATCAACAGACGACTTGAACATTATGGTATTTACTATTATTTCGATCACTCAAGTGATAAAGATATAGTAGTAATTACTGATAATAATAATAACCTGCCTAAAATTGATTCCAAAGAACCTATTAAATTTAATTTAAACAAAGACCCGTTTGGTGAAGATGAATCAATTCATGAAATAAGCTGTAAGGAGAAAGTTGTTACAGGTCTGGTAAAACTAAAAGATTACAATTATATGTTTCCTGAAAAACAATTGATTGGTCAGAGTCAGATAAATAACAATGATCCGGGCTTTTACTATGATTATGGAGATAATTTTCTGAATGAAAATGAAGCTGAATTTCTTGCGAAAGTAAGAAATCAGGAATTTATTGCACAGAGTAAAATCTTTTACGGAGTAAGTGATTGCAGATTGTTCAGAGCTGGTTATCGTTTTAATATGGATAAACATTATCGTAATGATTGGAATAACGAATATATTTTAACAAGTATTACTTATAAAGGACAGCAAAAAAGTCTTTTTGCTTTTTTGCCTGATCAGAAAAAGTATGAGCCAACTTTTGAGTGTGAGTTCGAAGCAATACCATTCAGTATCGAATACAGACCATTGAGAAATACACCAGTACCAAAAGTAACCGGTATTATGAGTGCTAAAATATTATCAAATGCCGGCGACGAATATGCATCCATTGATGATCATGGAAGATACCGGGCAAAGATGAATTTTGATCTTAGTGATGAAGGAGCAACAATGCCTTTAAGGCTTTCACAGTTTTATTCAGGACCCGGATATGGAATCCATTTCCCGAATCATGAAGAAACAGAATTGCTATGGTCTTGTGTTGATGGAAATCCTGACCGCCCTGTTGGTTTGGGTACCGTTCCAAATCCATCTACTGCAACTCCTGTTGCTCAGAAAAACAGAAAACAAAATATCATACGAACTGCATCCGGTAATGAAATAGTAATGGATGATTCATCACGAGAGACAAAAATTTCTTTAACCTCATCAGGTAATCATAAGCTCTCTTTAAATGATGCTGATAAAAAAATTGAAATTATAAGTAAAGAAGACCATAAACTAATAATGAATGATGAAGAACAGAAAATTGAAGTCATCAGTAAAGAAGGGCATAAAATTCTGATGGATGATAAAAATACCAAACTTGAGGTGATGACAAAGAATGGTCACTTTATGAAAATAGATGATTCCGGCGGAGGTGAAAAAATTCATTTCTCGGATAAACCGGGAAACAATTATCTGACAATTGATATAACTAATAATAAAATTGTGATAGAATCAAAGAACGGTGATATAGATATTCTTGCACCTAAGGGAGAAATAAAAATCCAATCCAAAAATCTTACTATCGAAACAGAAGGGGATACAAAAATCAATTCCGGTAATATGAAAACTGAAACCGATCAGGATTATGAGCTAAGTTCTGCTAATATTAAACAAGAAGCTAAAGCTGATCTTAAGATTAAGGCTCTCAACATTACAGCAGAAGCAAGTGCAGAGCATAAAATTAAAGGAATGAATACAACCGTTGAAGCTGGTGTAAATACTCAGGTCAAAGGTTCGTTAGTTACAGTCGAAGCCTCAGGAATAAATACAATTAAAGGATCCTTAGTTAAAATTAATTAA
- the tssH gene encoding type VI secretion system ATPase TssH: MQSKDLKSLLVKLNNYLIRNLDTATGLGINRSHYEITFDHLLNCLIEDGMGDVPLILKHYNIDAGEVQSRVIKNLEEMTKGNTGKPKLSPLLAELLEQAWITSSVHHHETKIRSGALFEVFIASEQAISSNLLNILAPIKQEELKTEFYNILKGSVEDASVASEMLSAEEAKEIPADGTVLDLFTTNLTAQAKDGKIDPILGRDDEIIQVIEVLSRRKKSNPIILGEPGVGKTALVEGLAIKIASDEVPDVLKNNQIYSLDLGSLQAGTKMRGEFEKRLKAVITEIANSPTPAILFIDEAHTLIGAGASAGGGDAANLLKPALARGSFRAIAATTYLEYNKYFAKDAALERRFQPIYVGEPDDDKAVLMLRGIKTKYEGYHGIHITDEALEGAVKLSRRYIAGRQLPDKAVDLLDTAATRVKMSLTSKPPKLELLISELKSTEMAISSLKKDSDMDLAFNKESFEALKVKKENLEKEVKEKEDKWLKESELTRTLMELRKKKFAAANNGGADKSIIDEIEKVKKELSEIQDVRPQVFAEVTKNTVAEVIEAWTGIKVGNMTKDEMTTMLQLEDELRKRVLGQDHAIKQIADVLRGAKVGIKKEEGPIGVFMLIGTSGVGKTELARAVAEVLFGDERFMVTLNMTEYQNEYNTSRLIGADPGLVGYGEGGALSEPVRRRPYCVVLLDEIEKANSSVIDLFMQVFDRGMLQDADRRNIDFSNTIIFMTSNIASDVVFQKYNEGMNSPEDLLEELRPYLNQYFRPEFLGRVKPIVFLPLNAEAMRPIVEIKLNKIKKRLMQNRKLELSFDKKVVDDILESCTRAETGARNIDAIIDKKLAPEISSQMIAFMAEGKEPDKLMVTKAKDGSFKYKFS, from the coding sequence ATGCAGAGTAAGGACTTAAAATCACTTCTTGTAAAGCTTAATAACTATCTTATCAGAAATCTTGATACGGCAACTGGTTTAGGAATAAATCGCTCACATTATGAAATTACTTTTGATCATCTGCTTAATTGTTTAATCGAAGATGGAATGGGTGATGTACCTTTGATTCTTAAACATTACAATATTGATGCGGGTGAGGTACAATCCCGGGTGATTAAGAATCTGGAAGAGATGACAAAGGGAAATACAGGCAAACCAAAACTGTCTCCATTGCTTGCTGAACTTCTGGAACAAGCATGGATAACAAGCTCCGTCCATCACCACGAAACGAAAATCAGATCAGGAGCATTGTTTGAAGTTTTTATAGCATCAGAGCAGGCAATAAGCAGCAACTTGTTAAATATTCTTGCACCTATTAAACAGGAAGAATTAAAGACTGAGTTTTATAATATTCTTAAAGGCTCAGTTGAAGATGCTTCAGTTGCATCTGAAATGCTATCAGCTGAAGAAGCAAAAGAAATTCCTGCCGATGGAACAGTCCTTGATTTGTTTACTACAAATCTAACAGCTCAGGCTAAAGATGGAAAGATTGATCCAATCCTTGGAAGAGATGATGAAATCATTCAGGTTATTGAAGTATTATCAAGAAGAAAAAAATCCAATCCAATTATTCTTGGTGAACCGGGTGTCGGGAAAACTGCTTTGGTAGAAGGTTTAGCTATAAAGATCGCTTCTGATGAAGTGCCTGATGTATTGAAGAATAATCAAATCTATTCACTTGATTTAGGTTCTTTACAAGCAGGAACAAAAATGAGAGGCGAGTTTGAAAAAAGATTGAAAGCTGTAATAACAGAAATAGCAAATTCGCCAACACCGGCAATTTTATTTATTGATGAAGCACATACTCTGATTGGTGCAGGTGCTTCTGCAGGCGGAGGTGATGCTGCTAATCTTCTTAAACCTGCACTTGCAAGAGGTTCGTTCAGAGCAATTGCAGCTACAACATATCTTGAATACAATAAATATTTTGCTAAAGATGCTGCACTTGAAAGAAGATTCCAGCCGATATATGTCGGTGAACCTGATGATGATAAAGCTGTGTTAATGCTGCGCGGTATCAAAACCAAATACGAAGGATATCACGGAATTCATATTACTGATGAAGCGCTTGAAGGAGCGGTTAAACTTTCCAGAAGATATATTGCCGGAAGACAATTACCCGATAAAGCAGTTGATTTACTCGATACTGCAGCAACAAGAGTTAAGATGTCATTAACAAGTAAACCGCCTAAACTTGAACTGTTGATCAGCGAATTAAAATCTACAGAAATGGCAATCAGCTCACTTAAAAAAGATTCTGATATGGATCTTGCTTTTAATAAAGAAAGCTTTGAAGCGCTAAAAGTAAAAAAAGAAAATCTTGAAAAAGAGGTTAAAGAAAAAGAAGATAAATGGCTGAAGGAAAGTGAACTGACACGCACGCTTATGGAATTAAGGAAGAAAAAATTTGCAGCAGCTAATAACGGTGGAGCAGATAAATCAATCATTGATGAAATTGAAAAGGTTAAAAAAGAACTTAGTGAAATTCAGGATGTAAGACCACAGGTGTTTGCAGAAGTAACTAAGAACACGGTTGCAGAAGTAATCGAAGCTTGGACAGGAATTAAGGTCGGTAATATGACTAAAGATGAAATGACTACTATGCTGCAATTAGAAGATGAATTAAGAAAGCGTGTTTTAGGACAAGATCATGCAATTAAACAAATAGCCGATGTATTACGGGGTGCAAAAGTCGGAATTAAAAAAGAAGAAGGACCGATTGGTGTTTTTATGCTTATCGGAACAAGCGGTGTTGGTAAAACCGAATTAGCCAGAGCAGTTGCAGAAGTTTTATTCGGTGATGAAAGATTTATGGTTACTTTGAATATGACAGAATATCAGAACGAATATAATACATCAAGATTGATTGGAGCTGATCCGGGTCTTGTTGGATATGGCGAAGGTGGTGCATTAAGTGAGCCGGTCAGAAGAAGACCTTATTGTGTTGTTTTACTTGATGAAATTGAAAAAGCTAATTCAAGTGTAATAGATCTTTTTATGCAGGTTTTTGACAGAGGTATGCTTCAGGATGCTGACAGAAGAAATATTGATTTTTCAAATACTATTATTTTTATGACATCCAACATTGCTTCGGATGTTGTATTTCAAAAGTATAATGAAGGGATGAATTCTCCGGAAGATTTACTCGAAGAGTTAAGACCATATCTTAATCAATATTTTAGACCCGAGTTTTTAGGAAGAGTTAAACCAATTGTTTTTCTGCCATTGAATGCCGAGGCAATGCGTCCGATTGTTGAGATTAAATTAAATAAAATTAAAAAACGTTTGATGCAGAACAGAAAACTTGAATTATCATTTGATAAAAAAGTTGTTGATGATATTCTTGAATCCTGCACAAGAGCAGAAACAGGAGCAAGAAATATTGATGCAATTATTGATAAAAAACTGGCACCCGAAATTTCCTCTCAGATGATTGCCTTTATGGCTGAAGGCAAAGAACCTGATAAACTGATGGTTACAAAAGCTAAAGACGGTTCATTCAAATATAAATTTTCTTAA
- the tssG gene encoding type VI secretion system baseplate subunit TssG: MGTDNRENTAAVIEDLVNNGPLYNVWQATRIADSYVKKLHPKREESIFEQTGIRFRPYEKYEYPPTDIKKIIFENDEVTFLVTFLGLYGINSPIPRCYVEQVDFQQRILGAGQVPLQNFLDIFNNRFYWLYYQSWKKYRFYLNLNSNENNKIIQRISSFSGRGFFGKNKNNELSDYALLKFSGLFSLRVRNKSGLEVLLNYLFPQFGNKINEFVPTWLELTDAPLLGDDNNILGETSFIGRQALDYTGRISVEIGPMSFSDYLEFLPGKTQSKKLTELLAIYLNDGLEYDFCFKIKSETITTIAWNDDRLKLGSTLWLGKPHSEIISVYMPYEQLFEIN; encoded by the coding sequence ATGGGAACCGATAATCGGGAAAATACTGCCGCTGTAATTGAAGATCTTGTAAACAACGGACCATTGTATAATGTCTGGCAGGCTACAAGAATTGCTGACAGCTATGTAAAAAAATTACATCCTAAAAGGGAAGAATCTATTTTTGAACAGACCGGAATTAGATTTAGACCTTATGAGAAGTACGAATATCCTCCGACAGACATCAAAAAAATTATATTTGAAAATGATGAGGTTACATTTCTTGTTACTTTTTTGGGTTTATATGGCATTAATTCTCCAATACCAAGATGTTATGTAGAGCAGGTTGATTTTCAGCAAAGGATATTAGGTGCAGGACAGGTTCCGTTACAAAACTTTCTTGATATTTTTAACAACAGATTTTACTGGTTGTATTACCAGTCATGGAAAAAATACAGATTTTATCTGAATCTTAATTCCAATGAAAATAATAAAATAATTCAAAGGATTAGTTCCTTTAGCGGCAGGGGTTTCTTTGGAAAAAATAAAAACAACGAACTTTCAGATTATGCCTTACTCAAGTTTTCCGGTTTATTCAGTCTTAGAGTAAGAAACAAATCCGGATTAGAAGTTTTACTGAATTATTTATTTCCGCAATTTGGAAATAAGATAAATGAGTTTGTGCCAACCTGGCTTGAACTAACAGATGCACCCTTGCTTGGAGATGATAATAATATTCTTGGTGAAACAAGTTTTATCGGCAGACAAGCACTGGATTATACCGGAAGAATAAGTGTCGAAATTGGTCCAATGTCATTCAGTGATTATTTAGAATTTCTGCCCGGTAAAACACAATCAAAAAAACTAACCGAACTGCTGGCAATATATCTTAACGATGGACTTGAATATGACTTTTGCTTTAAGATAAAAAGTGAAACTATAACTACTATTGCCTGGAATGATGATAGATTAAAGCTAGGTTCAACACTTTGGCTTGGAAAACCACATTCCGAAATCATTTCAGTTTATATGCCTTATGAACAACTTTTTGAGATAAATTAA
- the tssF gene encoding type VI secretion system baseplate subunit TssF, translating into MGIEKYFEREYNFLQTAGEEFAKKHPTLGSRLRMSERERKDPFVERLFEGFAFLAGRIQERLDDEFPEIAGGILEILFPNLLKPFPSCSILQLKHKPGAISKPIVVNKGSEIQTTSSKYKVRYKVYAGVSDKSRLTEKEEPADFIFRTTQDVVVRPMALSDVTVEDSTKGNSILKLKIQPDRNVDYESLQMNNFQIYLQGAASIKYELLYFLTNFVSSISVKELSDNKAPYTEIKDFRIEIPDLFTEDYSIRDNSILPYSKQTFSGYKLLQEYFSFPEKFFFIQINGLEQFKSSGQSGAFEIKIDFNRRIVKEKWATIKNISLHCTPIVNLFSRMTEEVIVNQRLPEYYIVPDIDRRKSREIYSVDKVSGISESKIEQYKYIPISSHDILDTSDPDYNYKRFFSVFRRTQISDMSETFIRLFGPSMEEDDFPKETLSIQATLSNGFLPASYLEVGAIKEPINFPVGIEASNVTIPTDVLEGPDKSNYLWSLIANLSVSYTSLSEVETLKSILNLYNWFKIHNHPNKKRIDGILRIDKPKIISKMKNRSIIRGIEFHITIDPNEFEHGAGDIYLFGLLLNKFLSQYVTVNSFVQLRITESGTNKEYLWEPIIGKILPL; encoded by the coding sequence ATGGGGATAGAAAAATATTTCGAACGTGAATATAATTTTCTTCAGACCGCTGGTGAAGAGTTTGCTAAAAAACATCCTACACTTGGCTCTCGACTCAGAATGAGCGAGCGTGAAAGAAAAGATCCGTTTGTTGAAAGACTATTTGAAGGTTTTGCATTTCTTGCAGGAAGAATTCAGGAAAGACTGGATGATGAATTTCCTGAAATTGCCGGAGGTATTCTTGAAATATTGTTTCCTAATCTTTTAAAACCATTTCCTTCGTGTTCAATTCTTCAGTTAAAACATAAACCAGGGGCAATATCCAAACCAATTGTTGTTAATAAAGGCAGTGAAATTCAAACCACCTCATCAAAATATAAAGTCAGATATAAAGTATATGCCGGAGTTTCTGATAAAAGCCGTCTAACTGAGAAAGAAGAACCTGCTGATTTTATTTTCCGCACAACTCAGGATGTAGTTGTAAGACCAATGGCTCTTTCAGATGTTACCGTTGAGGACTCAACTAAGGGAAATTCAATTCTGAAACTTAAAATTCAGCCTGATAGAAATGTTGATTATGAATCTCTTCAAATGAATAACTTTCAGATATATTTACAAGGCGCTGCATCTATTAAATATGAACTGCTCTATTTCCTTACAAATTTTGTTTCCTCAATTTCGGTTAAAGAGTTATCAGATAATAAAGCACCATATACAGAGATCAAAGATTTCAGAATTGAAATACCTGATTTGTTTACTGAGGATTATTCAATCAGGGATAATTCAATTCTGCCTTATTCAAAACAAACATTCAGCGGATATAAACTTCTTCAGGAATACTTTTCTTTTCCTGAAAAATTCTTTTTTATTCAGATAAATGGATTAGAACAGTTTAAAAGTTCAGGACAGTCAGGCGCATTTGAAATTAAAATAGATTTTAACAGAAGAATTGTAAAAGAAAAATGGGCAACAATAAAAAATATTTCTTTGCATTGTACACCGATAGTTAATCTATTCAGCAGAATGACTGAAGAAGTAATTGTCAATCAGCGTTTGCCGGAATATTATATAGTTCCTGATATTGACAGAAGAAAAAGCAGAGAGATATATTCAGTTGATAAGGTTTCGGGAATCAGTGAGAGTAAAATTGAACAATATAAATATATACCGATTTCTTCACACGATATTCTTGATACAAGTGATCCGGATTATAATTATAAAAGGTTTTTTTCTGTATTCAGAAGAACTCAAATAAGCGATATGTCAGAAACATTTATTCGTTTATTTGGACCGAGTATGGAAGAGGATGATTTTCCCAAAGAAACATTAAGCATTCAGGCAACTCTTTCAAACGGGTTTTTACCGGCTTCATATTTGGAAGTTGGAGCCATTAAAGAACCGATAAATTTTCCTGTTGGCATAGAAGCATCAAATGTTACTATTCCAACTGATGTTCTTGAAGGACCTGACAAGAGCAATTATCTCTGGTCACTTATTGCTAATCTATCAGTCAGTTATACAAGCCTTTCAGAAGTTGAGACGTTAAAGAGTATTCTTAATCTTTATAACTGGTTCAAAATACATAATCATCCAAATAAAAAACGTATTGATGGCATATTAAGAATAGATAAACCTAAAATTATCAGTAAGATGAAAAACAGAAGTATTATCCGCGGAATAGAATTTCATATTACTATTGACCCAAATGAGTTTGAACACGGTGCGGGTGATATCTATCTCTTTGGATTATTACTGAATAAGTTTTTATCACAATATGTAACTGTAAATTCGTTTGTGCAACTAAGGATTACAGAATCCGGAACAAATAAAGAATATTTATGGGAACCGATAATCGGGAAAATACTGCCGCTGTAA